A window of Fusarium oxysporum Fo47 chromosome II, complete sequence genomic DNA:
CTACTCACTAAAAATTGAATCTGAGAGACAATAATAGTTGAGAAAGCCTTTCTCAAAATTAGTGGCTCTTTGCGTTGCTCATTCTTTTCACCCGGAGGTTCTCATCCCCAGAGAGTCACATTCTTAAGAAACATACGTCCAACTGCATGGCGGTCCTTGGTTTTCTTTGGTCAGGTTTCTCTTGTGTGTTACACAAGAGGCTGAAATTCTCTGAATAACAGCCTTTATGTATCACCGGCTGGCACTATTGGTCAAGGAGGTGACAGTCTACCTTAGAGCTGCAAAGCCACATGCAAGAGTCTTAATGAAGGCAACAATTTCAATAGCATTGAGGAGATTAGCCCAGATCTTATTAATACACATAGAAGCCATATTTATATGACAGACTATACAAAACTCAAAGTGATAGAGTATGTTCAAGATCAATGTTCAAAAACCTCAGCCCTATGATGTTGCCATCAACGGTTCGTTGCAATTCAATGACGACTCATCTTATCAATAACGTCCGACGGATACGGGATTCCGCTAGTTCAGTGATCATCCCTGCAGGATAAGCACTAAGCCTCCGACAACCCTGCAACAAACCACCAATCGCCAATCCAGCGGCGGGTCAGTCCCTTTTGATTAGCTCTGatcttctgtttcagttTCCATTCTCATCACTTCATGATCAGCATCGATTCGTGACTTTGAGTAAAGAATTGGGAATCTCGCATCAGGAGTGCCAAGTTTTGGAGACATCTCGAACCAAAATGTTTTTCGGTCATGTAACGGTCAAAGTGGCGGGGATCAGCAGCTGAAACGAAAGCGCCTCGTAAGGATCAAGCTAAGAACCAGGGTCTCCCCAGCTTACGTATTTTGTTTAATCTGCCCTCGCACTCTTGAATGCGAGCTGtgtctcttctcatctttTAAGTCCATTCCAGTAATCTCAATCTTAATTTTCACagcctcaacttcttcacagcctcatcaacacccGTCGAAATGTCGACCGTATCGCCAGAAACAACAAACGCGGATATCATCTCGCCTCCAAAATACACAGCAAACGCTGAGTCCCCCAGAGACGAGAAAATCGCAATTGAGTACGTTACGCTAACCTTCCCCTCCACCAAATCTTACGCGACGCTGACAGTACAAAAGACAACCAAAAGTTGACGACGAAAACCTCCCCGAGGTCGTTACCGAGCAAACCAGCCCAGCGCAAATGAGCCCTCCCCCCGCAAGCGAATACCGTCCTGTTTCGACCGTTTCTCCCGCACCGGAAAGTACAATGAACTGGGACGGTACGCAATCGCCGCCCATCTTGCAGCATCCTGCTCTTGCCCAGCAGCAGTACGCGGGGCATCAGTCAATGGTCATTGCAGCGCAGCAAACACCACAGGTTCCTCCGGGAGAAACTGTTACGCCGTTGCATTTGCTAGCTGATCAGGCTGATACAATGGATTGTCCGTTTTGTCAGCGTCGCGCTGAGACAAAGGTTAAGaagtctgcttcttcaatgaCACAGTACGTTTTTCCGCAACTGATCAAACTTGAGGTATCTAATTGAGATATAGTATTTACGCAACCGCTCTTTTCTTTACGACTCTTTTCGGTGTCATTTTCCCTTACGCATGTCACTGCGCGCCAAACATTAGCCATTTCTGCAAGAACTGCGGTCGCAAAGTCGCATTCAAGGAGCGCGGTGGACAGATGGAGGCACTGGGCACGCCTGATCATTTGAGGGAGGTCTCGAAGTATCCAGCTGCTCCGCCTAAGCAGAAATGAGCTATCACGAGGGGTTAAGGCGTTGGTAGCGATCTATTGTCTAACCTAATGTTGcggctcttcttctgcgaGGAGAGGTGCTGTCTCGGGGGtctttttgtctttcttcatcCCGTAGGATGCGACTGTGTAGATACCGAAAATACCCATGAATGTACTGAATGCGAATGCGAGGATGCCTTTGAGCGTGAAGCTGTGACTGTTAGCGGTGTCGCATGAGAGATTGGGGGACATACCCTTCTGGAAGACGTGGTGGAGGGACGTTTTCGCCGGAGAGATCGAGGAGATCAGTGTTTCCGGCTGCGTTGCCGACGGTGGGAATGTTGCCAGCTTTGCATGCGTCGAGATGGTTCTGGGGGAGCTTCAGTGAAGCTTGTAATGCGAGGGGATCTTCAACGAATGTCGCGATCAATCCGGACGTGACGTGCCATTCGATATGGCAGTGGAATAGCCAGACACCTGAAGATTAGCTTGGTTCAACACTCAATCGGACGACATACCTGGGTTGTCGGCCTTGAATCTCAGCACCACATTGCCATTTCCGTTCACAACAACTGTATCTCGTCTCATCGGCGTCTCTGCAAACTCCACTGATCCATCAAAGTCACCAGCGTCATCATCGCTTCGATGCAACACTTGAAAGTGATGACCATGCAAGTGAAATGGATGTCGTCCATCATCTCGGTTGTTAATCACTAACTGCAcgatctcatccttctccaAGACAAAGCTATGCGTATACGTTCCATAGATCTGAGGGTTCGTCGCTTGCTTTCCACTTGTCAATGCAGTGTAGAGTGTCGGAACCTTGGGAGCTCGGTaggtgatgttgttgaagaaggcatAGTTTGCGCCGTCTCGAAGGTTATCCATGATGACATCCAGCTCAATACTTCTGCTTGGTTCAGGAAGTCTAACCATTTCATCGTACGGCACAAGATCCATATCATCATAAGGATCAAAGTCGTAGACGACAGATTGCTTTGGAAGAGGCTTTTCTTCATCGTATACAAGCCAACCTGTAACGTTCCAGTTGAGATCATCGGGGAGAACATCGAATAGATCCTAAACGGTCAGTGACGTAAATCAAAGAGTAACAAACTTACAGTATCCATGCTCGCAACAATAGGGAAGTTTGCTGATGCGTCGTCCTTGGTTGCTATCAACACACTGCATCGTTGTCCAGCAGATAAATAAACCATATTCGCTTGTGCCGGTTTCGTGTATGCaccatcaacttcaacaatcGTCATGTTATGTCCCTCAATCCAGAAATACTGTCCCGCAAAAGCACCGATATTCGCCAACCTCAAAAAGTACGTCTTGCCTGTTTGAACAGGTACTTTGAGATCTTGAGTCTCGTTCATGAGAGCTGCTTGAGGGACGGGCTCTGCACCAGTTGGGTTTCCTTTCCTCAAAAACTCTGGTATTAACGTCTGCATTTGATCGTGATACCAATCCGAGATAGTCATGATAAGTTCTTCGTCGTATTTTCCTTTGAAATGTGACTTTGAGTCGTGAATGATAAGAGGTCCTCTAAGTCCATCAGGATATTGGCTTTCAGTGTGTGAGTGATACCAATATGTGCCGGGTTGAGTGATCTTTGAAGTCAGCATATTCTCAGTACAGAGATAAGAGACATACCGTAAAGTTATAGAGAAATGACTCTCCAGGTTGAATAGGGCACTGCGTAACCTGCGACGGCCCATCCATATGATTCGAGCCATTCATGAAAAGCCCATGAAAATGCAAACTCGTAGACTGATTCCCCAAATTATTCCTCACATTAACCAAAACCGTATCCCCAATACTCGCTTCAATCCTCGGTATCGGCCACTCTCCATTAATGCCTATCGTCGACCTCTCAAACGCGCCATCTGGATTTGCTCGAACCCAATCAATAGAAAAGTCATAAGACACCGTCGCAGCTAACGCCGCCGGCAACAAAACCAACCGTAAGATTCTCATGTTGACTGGGGGAGGTTGGAGGAGGGATTGGGGGAAGTGGATCTTATCAATCAGATAATCCGACGTCGGACGAAAAGAAAAATGTCATGTTATGCGCGGTTATTTAAGATTTAGGGCTTCTCTTTGGACAGAATTTTCTTAGCCTGGTTTGATTCGACGGTCATACGATCAATTGTGGACATCGTGTGACCCTTAGTTCCAAACCCGGCCGAGGCAGAGACGAGCTTGGCAAGCGGTTATCGGAAATTCTGTTATCTGATCTTTCTGATCTTTCATCGTCAAACATCGTCAAAAATGCTCGATTTATTCTCCGTGCCCGtgttcgtcgtcgtctttCGGGAGACGCTCGAGACTGCTATCATTGTCTCAGTGCTGCTGGCTTTTCTGAAACAGACGCTTGATGGATCACAGCGCGATGCTGGCATTTATAAAACCTTGCGCACACAGGTACATTTGACTGAGCCAATTTAGAGTACAATGGCTGA
This region includes:
- a CDS encoding Cupredoxin: MRILRLVLLPAALAATVSYDFSIDWVRANPDGAFERSTIGINGEWPIPRIEASIGDTVLVNVRNNLGNQSTSLHFHGLFMNGSNHMDGPSQVTQCPIQPGESFLYNFTITQPGTYWYHSHTESQYPDGLRGPLIIHDSKSHFKGKYDEELIMTISDWYHDQMQTLIPEFLRKGNPTGAEPVPQAALMNETQDLKVPVQTGKTYFLRLANIGAFAGQYFWIEGHNMTIVEVDGAYTKPAQANMVYLSAGQRCSVLIATKDDASANFPIVASMDTDLFDVLPDDLNWNVTGWLVYDEEKPLPKQSVVYDFDPYDDMDLVPYDEMVRLPEPSRSIELDVIMDNLRDGANYAFFNNITYRAPKVPTLYTALTSGKQATNPQIYGTYTHSFVLEKDEIVQLVINNRDDGRHPFHLHGHHFQVLHRSDDDAGDFDGSVEFAETPMRRDTVVVNGNGNVVLRFKADNPGVWLFHCHIEWHVTSGLIATFVEDPLALQASLKLPQNHLDACKAGNIPTVGNAAGNTDLLDLSGENVPPPRLPEGFTLKGILAFAFSTFMGIFGIYTVASYGMKKDKKTPETAPLLAEEEPQH